One stretch of Anguilla anguilla isolate fAngAng1 chromosome 5, fAngAng1.pri, whole genome shotgun sequence DNA includes these proteins:
- the LOC118226992 gene encoding DEP domain-containing protein 7-like isoform X1: MGTVREDAAVALNLSGTNLCLMHRPPSHGMASKPFRATYIWSSIINHLQSQVEVKRRRHNLKSYDDCFLGSEAVEVILEHINQNRFFGDDEIPRAKVVRVCQALMEYKVFEPVGTKVFGKEKKQAIFEDSSCSLYRFLNGQSHAKNNQENGCISPVDPRIIYRTHARRQEEPVYLKSTPVKTSQSLDDLLGNNVNPSNIQQMKMNPGLSQPLVNEVWWEQTVLRLLQLVELPLLDSLLESRESLQPPLRSMDSDPDLLYTSNYLDREILKAFSDSQADGWLSAAVDCLEFLPDQLVVEVSRGLPKCTETPQCKRLLFEVLEKHYSQPHHPALLSARLFDVHTGIADLLVNGKMEQALEALQLCLNLLHSRSQEELRRLLSFMAAAADTREVRLHKEIENRMAVKRAFSRAIVHRKHLAKGKVDLLVLFMMDNHHDVFKIPGSLHKLVSDKLQNITNGKNPDDATGPSFCQRVTGKACRDTIQKTTEAELLALLRTIRENPTLSAKEKKRLLGQFYKGHPEILVQYLENRMSTVDV; encoded by the exons ATGGGCACAGTGAGGGAGGATGCGGCGGTGGCTTTGAATCTCTCTGGAACTAATTTATGCTTAATGCACCGACCACCAA GTCACGGGATGGCCAGCAAGCCCTTCCGGGCCACCTACATATGGAGTAGCATCATCAACCACCTTCAGTCGCAGGTGGAGGTAAAACGGAGGCGCCACAACCTCAAGTCCTACGATGACTGCTTCCTGGGCTCGGAGGCAGTGGAAGTCATCCTGGAACACATTAATCAGAACAGGTTTTTTGGAGATGATGAGATTCCCAGGGCAAAGGTGGTGCGTGTATGCCAGGCCCTCATGGAATACAAGGTGTTTGAACCCGTGGGCACCAAAGTGTTTGGCAAGGAAAAGAAACAAGCCATATTTGAAGACAGTAGCTGCAGCCTGTACAGGTTCCTGAATGGACAGAGCCATGCCAAGAACAATCAAGAAAATGGATGCATTTCCCCTGTTGATCCTAGGATTATATACAGAACACATGCAAGACG GCAAGAAGAGCCAGTATATTTGAAATCCACACCTGTCAAAACTAGCCAGTCTTTGGATGACCTCCTGGGAAACAATGTGAATCCATCAAACATCCAACAGATGAAGATGAACCCGGGATTATCACAACCAT TGGTGAATGAAGTATGGTGGGAGCAGACCGTCCTGAGGCTACTGCAGCTGGTagagctccccctgctggacagcCTCTTGGAGAGCAGGGAAAGCCTTCAGCCTCCACTGCGCAGTATGGACAGTGACCCCGACTTGCTCTACACCAGCAACTACCTGGACCGGGAAATCCTGAAGGCCTTCAGTGACTCGCA GGCGGACGGCTGGCTCTCGGCCGCGGTGGACTGCCTGGAGTTCCTGCCGGATCAGCTGGTGGTGGAGGTCAGCCGGGGCCTGCCCAAATGCACAGAGACCCCTCAGTGTAAGCGCCTGCTCTTTGAGGTCCTGGAGAAGCACTACAGCCAGCCCCACCACCCGGCCCTGCTCTCAGCCCGCCTGTTCGACGTCCACACCGGCATCGCGGACCTGCTGG TGAATGGGAAGATGGAGCAGGCTCTGGAGGCCTTGCAGCTGTGCCTGAATCTGCTGCACTCGCGCAGCCAGGAGGAGCTGCGCAGGCTGCTGTCTTTCATGGCAGCGGCTGCAGACACCCGCGAGGTCCGACTGCACAAAGAG ATTGAGAACAGGATGGCGGTGAAAAGGGCTTTCTCCAGAGCGATCGTCCACAGAAAACACCTGGCAAAGGGTAAAGTGGACCTCCTGGTGCTCTTTATGATGGACAATCATCACGACGTCTTCAAG ATTCCAGGGTCTTTGCACAAATTGGTCAGTGATAAACTACAAAACATCACGAATGGGAAAAACCCGGATGACGCAACAG GTCCTTCCTTCTGTCAGCGAGTCACAGGCAAAGCATGCAGGGATACCATTCAGAAAACCACGGAGGCCGAGCTGTTGGCACTACTCAGGACGATCCGTGAAAACCCAACACTGTCCGCCAAAGAGAAAAAACGCTTACTAGGGCAGTTTTACAAAGGCCATCCAGAAATTCTTGTACAGTATTTAGAAAATAGAATGTCTACTGTTGATGTATAA
- the LOC118226992 gene encoding DEP domain-containing protein 7-like isoform X2 yields MASKPFRATYIWSSIINHLQSQVEVKRRRHNLKSYDDCFLGSEAVEVILEHINQNRFFGDDEIPRAKVVRVCQALMEYKVFEPVGTKVFGKEKKQAIFEDSSCSLYRFLNGQSHAKNNQENGCISPVDPRIIYRTHARRQEEPVYLKSTPVKTSQSLDDLLGNNVNPSNIQQMKMNPGLSQPLVNEVWWEQTVLRLLQLVELPLLDSLLESRESLQPPLRSMDSDPDLLYTSNYLDREILKAFSDSQADGWLSAAVDCLEFLPDQLVVEVSRGLPKCTETPQCKRLLFEVLEKHYSQPHHPALLSARLFDVHTGIADLLVNGKMEQALEALQLCLNLLHSRSQEELRRLLSFMAAAADTREVRLHKEIENRMAVKRAFSRAIVHRKHLAKGKVDLLVLFMMDNHHDVFKIPGSLHKLVSDKLQNITNGKNPDDATGPSFCQRVTGKACRDTIQKTTEAELLALLRTIRENPTLSAKEKKRLLGQFYKGHPEILVQYLENRMSTVDV; encoded by the exons ATGGCCAGCAAGCCCTTCCGGGCCACCTACATATGGAGTAGCATCATCAACCACCTTCAGTCGCAGGTGGAGGTAAAACGGAGGCGCCACAACCTCAAGTCCTACGATGACTGCTTCCTGGGCTCGGAGGCAGTGGAAGTCATCCTGGAACACATTAATCAGAACAGGTTTTTTGGAGATGATGAGATTCCCAGGGCAAAGGTGGTGCGTGTATGCCAGGCCCTCATGGAATACAAGGTGTTTGAACCCGTGGGCACCAAAGTGTTTGGCAAGGAAAAGAAACAAGCCATATTTGAAGACAGTAGCTGCAGCCTGTACAGGTTCCTGAATGGACAGAGCCATGCCAAGAACAATCAAGAAAATGGATGCATTTCCCCTGTTGATCCTAGGATTATATACAGAACACATGCAAGACG GCAAGAAGAGCCAGTATATTTGAAATCCACACCTGTCAAAACTAGCCAGTCTTTGGATGACCTCCTGGGAAACAATGTGAATCCATCAAACATCCAACAGATGAAGATGAACCCGGGATTATCACAACCAT TGGTGAATGAAGTATGGTGGGAGCAGACCGTCCTGAGGCTACTGCAGCTGGTagagctccccctgctggacagcCTCTTGGAGAGCAGGGAAAGCCTTCAGCCTCCACTGCGCAGTATGGACAGTGACCCCGACTTGCTCTACACCAGCAACTACCTGGACCGGGAAATCCTGAAGGCCTTCAGTGACTCGCA GGCGGACGGCTGGCTCTCGGCCGCGGTGGACTGCCTGGAGTTCCTGCCGGATCAGCTGGTGGTGGAGGTCAGCCGGGGCCTGCCCAAATGCACAGAGACCCCTCAGTGTAAGCGCCTGCTCTTTGAGGTCCTGGAGAAGCACTACAGCCAGCCCCACCACCCGGCCCTGCTCTCAGCCCGCCTGTTCGACGTCCACACCGGCATCGCGGACCTGCTGG TGAATGGGAAGATGGAGCAGGCTCTGGAGGCCTTGCAGCTGTGCCTGAATCTGCTGCACTCGCGCAGCCAGGAGGAGCTGCGCAGGCTGCTGTCTTTCATGGCAGCGGCTGCAGACACCCGCGAGGTCCGACTGCACAAAGAG ATTGAGAACAGGATGGCGGTGAAAAGGGCTTTCTCCAGAGCGATCGTCCACAGAAAACACCTGGCAAAGGGTAAAGTGGACCTCCTGGTGCTCTTTATGATGGACAATCATCACGACGTCTTCAAG ATTCCAGGGTCTTTGCACAAATTGGTCAGTGATAAACTACAAAACATCACGAATGGGAAAAACCCGGATGACGCAACAG GTCCTTCCTTCTGTCAGCGAGTCACAGGCAAAGCATGCAGGGATACCATTCAGAAAACCACGGAGGCCGAGCTGTTGGCACTACTCAGGACGATCCGTGAAAACCCAACACTGTCCGCCAAAGAGAAAAAACGCTTACTAGGGCAGTTTTACAAAGGCCATCCAGAAATTCTTGTACAGTATTTAGAAAATAGAATGTCTACTGTTGATGTATAA